In Streptomyces puniciscabiei, a single genomic region encodes these proteins:
- a CDS encoding aldo/keto reductase: MEQRHLGRTGLRVSRIGLGTLTWGRDTDEHDAADMLKAFWEAGGTLVDTADVYGNGEAEYLLGQLMDGLVPRRDLVISTKAGSVPDPDRRFDGSRGHLLAALDASLARLGTDYVDVWHIHAFDPGTPLEETLQALDIAVSSGRARYAGVSNFCGWQLAKAATWQLAAPGIRTRLASTQMEYSLLQRGVEREVLPAALDLGVGLLPSSPLGRGVLTGKYRHATPPDSRGASEHLAPFVEPYLDDTATRIVDAVTTAADGLAVTALQVALAWVRDRPGVAAPIVGARNAQQLTAALSVEALSLPDEICRALDDVSAPVHRYPDHDWSTL, translated from the coding sequence ATGGAGCAGAGGCATCTCGGCCGTACCGGCCTGCGCGTGTCCCGGATCGGACTCGGCACCCTCACCTGGGGCCGGGACACCGACGAGCACGACGCCGCGGACATGCTGAAGGCGTTCTGGGAGGCCGGCGGCACCCTCGTCGACACCGCGGACGTGTACGGCAACGGCGAGGCGGAGTACCTGCTCGGGCAGCTGATGGACGGCCTGGTGCCGCGCCGGGACCTGGTGATCTCCACCAAGGCGGGCAGCGTTCCCGACCCCGACCGCCGTTTCGACGGCTCCCGCGGTCATCTGCTCGCCGCCCTCGACGCCTCCCTGGCCCGCCTGGGCACGGACTACGTCGACGTGTGGCACATCCACGCCTTCGACCCCGGGACCCCGCTGGAGGAGACCCTCCAGGCCCTGGACATAGCGGTCAGCAGCGGCCGCGCCCGGTACGCGGGCGTCTCCAACTTCTGCGGCTGGCAGCTCGCCAAGGCCGCCACCTGGCAGCTCGCGGCGCCGGGCATCCGCACCCGCCTGGCCAGCACGCAGATGGAGTACTCACTGCTGCAGCGGGGCGTGGAGCGGGAGGTGCTGCCCGCCGCGCTGGACCTCGGCGTCGGCCTGCTGCCCTCCTCCCCGCTCGGCCGGGGCGTGCTGACCGGCAAGTACCGGCACGCCACTCCCCCGGACTCGCGCGGCGCCTCCGAGCATCTCGCGCCGTTCGTGGAGCCGTACCTGGACGACACGGCGACCCGCATCGTGGACGCGGTCACGACGGCCGCCGACGGGCTCGCCGTCACCGCGCTCCAGGTGGCCCTCGCCTGGGTCCGGGACCGGCCCGGCGTGGCCGCGCCGATCGTCGGTGCGCGCAACGCGCAGCAGCTCACGGCGGCATTGTCAGTGGAGGCCCTTAGTCTTCCTGACGAGATCTGCCGGGCGCTGGACGATGTGTCGGCGCCCGTGCACCGCTATCCCGATCACGACTGGAGCACGCTGTGA
- a CDS encoding LLM class F420-dependent oxidoreductase encodes MQLGINLGYWGAGMDGDNLAVAQEADRLGFSVCWAAEAYGSDAATVLSWVAAQTERIDVGSAIFQIPARQPAMTAMTAATLDSLSGGRFRLGLGVSGPQVSEGWYGVRFDKPLARTREYVEIVRRAMTRERLTYEGEHWTLPLPGGPGKPIKLTVHPQREHIPLYIAAIGPKNLEQTGEIADGALLIFPAADHLEETTLKHLRAGREKAGKTLDGFDVCPTLPIAVGDDKDVARLADTFRPYTALYVGGMGSAKQNFYNQLAQRMGYEKEAAEIQQKYLSGDKQGAAAAIPQDLIDKTTLLGSVDRIADRMRAYAAAGVTTLSLSPAGFTLDERLASLRAGHEALERAGLA; translated from the coding sequence ATGCAGCTCGGGATCAACCTCGGCTACTGGGGTGCCGGAATGGACGGGGACAATCTGGCCGTGGCCCAGGAGGCCGACCGGCTGGGCTTCTCCGTGTGCTGGGCCGCCGAGGCCTACGGCTCGGACGCGGCCACCGTGCTCAGCTGGGTCGCCGCCCAGACCGAGCGCATCGACGTCGGCTCGGCCATCTTCCAGATCCCGGCCCGCCAGCCCGCGATGACCGCGATGACCGCCGCGACGCTCGACTCGCTGTCCGGCGGCCGTTTCCGGCTCGGTCTCGGGGTGTCCGGACCGCAGGTCTCCGAGGGCTGGTACGGCGTCAGGTTCGACAAGCCGCTCGCCCGCACCCGCGAGTACGTGGAGATCGTACGCAGGGCCATGACCCGGGAGCGGCTGACGTACGAGGGCGAGCACTGGACGCTGCCGCTGCCCGGCGGCCCGGGCAAGCCGATCAAGCTGACCGTGCATCCGCAGCGCGAGCACATCCCGCTGTACATCGCCGCCATCGGCCCGAAGAACCTGGAGCAGACGGGTGAGATCGCCGACGGCGCCCTGCTGATCTTCCCCGCCGCCGACCACCTGGAGGAGACCACCCTGAAGCACCTGCGCGCCGGGCGCGAGAAGGCCGGCAAGACCCTCGACGGTTTCGACGTCTGCCCGACCCTGCCGATCGCCGTCGGCGACGACAAGGACGTGGCCCGGCTCGCCGACACCTTCCGGCCCTACACGGCGCTGTACGTCGGCGGCATGGGCAGCGCCAAGCAGAACTTCTACAACCAGCTCGCCCAGCGCATGGGATACGAGAAGGAAGCCGCCGAGATCCAGCAGAAGTACCTGTCCGGCGACAAGCAGGGCGCCGCCGCCGCGATCCCGCAGGACCTCATCGACAAGACGACCCTGCTGGGTTCCGTCGACCGCATCGCCGACCGGATGAGGGCCTATGCCGCCGCCGGCGTCACCACGCTCAGCCTGTCCCCGGCCGGATTCACGCTGGACGAGCGGCTCGCCTCCCTCCGGGCCGGTCACGAGGCCCTGGAACGCGCCGGGCTGGCCTAG
- the corA gene encoding magnesium/cobalt transporter CorA, which translates to MIVDCAIYRHGHRTEGPEDLSDALTEARAEGGFVWIGLYEPSEREFDLVTEEFGLHPLAVEDALNAHQRPKLEVYDDSLFMVLKPVAYETESDTVSAGEIMVFVGDCFVVTVRHGAISPLAAVRRRLEEEPEMLDKGPTAVLYAISDAVVDHYLEVATELGTDLEELEAEVFRPEGGGSRGTASRIYGFKRQILEFRRATGPLALPLNRLAGTGALGGSVPFVHDKARPFFRDVGDHLTRVNESVEALDRLVSDVLSAHLAQMSVRQNDDMRKISAWAAMAAVPTMIAGIYGMNFDHMPELHWLWSYPAVIAVMAALEVLLYRLFKRRGWL; encoded by the coding sequence GTGATCGTCGACTGCGCCATCTATCGGCACGGGCACCGCACCGAGGGCCCGGAGGACCTGTCGGACGCGCTCACCGAGGCTCGGGCCGAGGGCGGGTTCGTGTGGATCGGTTTGTACGAGCCGTCCGAGCGGGAGTTCGACCTGGTCACCGAGGAGTTCGGGCTGCATCCGCTGGCGGTCGAGGACGCCCTGAACGCGCATCAGCGGCCGAAGCTGGAGGTGTACGACGACTCGCTGTTCATGGTGCTGAAACCGGTCGCGTACGAGACGGAGAGCGACACCGTCTCGGCCGGCGAGATCATGGTCTTCGTCGGCGACTGTTTCGTGGTCACCGTCCGCCACGGCGCGATCTCGCCGCTGGCCGCGGTACGGCGCCGGCTGGAGGAGGAGCCGGAGATGCTCGACAAGGGCCCGACCGCCGTGCTGTACGCGATCTCCGACGCCGTCGTCGACCACTATCTGGAGGTGGCGACGGAGCTGGGCACCGATCTGGAGGAGCTGGAGGCGGAGGTGTTCCGCCCGGAGGGCGGCGGCTCGCGGGGCACCGCGTCCCGGATCTACGGCTTCAAGCGGCAGATCCTGGAGTTCCGCCGGGCCACCGGCCCGCTGGCGCTGCCGCTGAACCGGCTGGCCGGCACCGGTGCGCTCGGCGGCTCGGTGCCGTTCGTGCACGACAAGGCGCGTCCGTTCTTCCGGGACGTCGGCGACCATCTGACGCGCGTGAACGAGTCCGTGGAAGCCCTGGACCGGCTGGTGTCGGACGTCCTGTCGGCGCATCTGGCGCAGATGAGCGTGCGGCAGAACGACGACATGCGGAAGATCTCCGCGTGGGCGGCGATGGCCGCGGTCCCCACGATGATCGCGGGGATCTACGGCATGAACTTCGACCACATGCCGGAGCTGCACTGGCTGTGGTCGTATCCGGCGGTGATCGCCGTGATGGCGGCTCTGGAGGTGCTGCTGTACCGCCTGTTCAAGCGTCGCGGCTGGCTGTGA
- a CDS encoding histidine phosphatase family protein produces the protein MPTLILVRHGRSTANTSGVLAGWTPGVTLDERGAAQAAALPARLAALPISEVVTSPLERCQETVRPLLQARPGLRAHTDERIGECHYGDWSGRKLAELKDEPLMEVVQAHPSAAAFPGGESMRAMQTRAAEAVREWNARVEHEHGADAVYLMCSHGDIIKSLVADALGLHLDLFQRISVEPCSVTAIRYTRLRPFLVRLGDTGDFASLAPREDPGEDDAPVGGGAGAP, from the coding sequence ATGCCCACGCTGATCCTCGTCAGGCACGGACGGTCCACCGCCAACACCTCCGGAGTGCTCGCCGGATGGACGCCAGGTGTCACCCTGGACGAGCGCGGCGCCGCCCAGGCCGCCGCGCTGCCCGCCCGGCTCGCCGCACTGCCGATCTCCGAGGTCGTCACCAGCCCCCTCGAGCGCTGCCAGGAGACCGTACGGCCGCTGCTTCAGGCCCGCCCCGGCCTGCGCGCCCACACCGACGAGCGGATCGGGGAGTGCCACTACGGCGACTGGTCCGGCCGCAAGCTCGCCGAGCTCAAGGACGAGCCGCTGATGGAGGTCGTCCAGGCCCATCCGTCCGCCGCCGCCTTCCCCGGCGGCGAGTCCATGCGGGCCATGCAGACCCGCGCCGCCGAGGCCGTACGCGAGTGGAACGCGCGCGTGGAGCACGAGCACGGCGCCGACGCCGTCTACCTCATGTGCTCCCACGGTGACATCATCAAATCCCTGGTCGCCGACGCCCTCGGACTCCACCTCGACCTGTTCCAGCGGATCTCCGTGGAACCGTGTTCGGTCACCGCGATCCGCTACACCAGGCTGCGGCCGTTCCTCGTTCGCCTCGGCGACACCGGGGATTTCGCCTCGCTCGCCCCGCGCGAGGATCCTGGTGAGGACGACGCACCGGTCGGGGGTGGTGCGGGCGCACCGTGA
- a CDS encoding DUF3090 domain-containing protein, which produces MSRQVFLYDPPDRFVAGTVGLPGRRTFFLQATAGSRVTSVALEKTQVAALAERMDELLDEVVRRSGGSAAVPAMAPTEISDTAPLETPIEEEFRVGTMALAWDGEEQRMIVEAQALVELDADTEEDLAEAEERLLQDEENGPPMLRVRLTGAQARAFAKRALDVVNAGRPPCPLCSLPLDPEGHVCPRQNGYRRGA; this is translated from the coding sequence GTGTCCCGTCAGGTGTTCCTCTACGACCCGCCGGACCGCTTCGTGGCCGGCACGGTCGGACTGCCCGGACGCCGTACGTTCTTCCTCCAGGCCACCGCAGGCTCCCGGGTGACCAGCGTGGCTCTGGAGAAGACCCAGGTGGCCGCGCTCGCCGAGCGCATGGACGAACTGCTCGACGAGGTCGTACGGCGCAGTGGCGGCAGCGCCGCCGTCCCCGCCATGGCGCCCACCGAGATCTCCGACACCGCCCCGCTGGAGACCCCCATCGAGGAGGAGTTCCGCGTCGGCACCATGGCGCTGGCCTGGGACGGCGAGGAACAGCGCATGATCGTCGAGGCGCAGGCCCTGGTGGAGCTGGACGCCGACACCGAGGAGGACCTCGCCGAGGCCGAGGAGCGCCTCCTGCAGGACGAGGAGAACGGGCCCCCGATGCTGCGGGTCCGGCTGACCGGCGCGCAGGCCCGGGCCTTCGCCAAGCGCGCCCTCGACGTCGTCAACGCCGGGCGGCCGCCGTGCCCGCTGTGCAGCCTCCCGCTCGATCCGGAAGGACACGTATGTCCGCGCCAGAACGGATACCGCCGCGGAGCATGA
- a CDS encoding SCO1664 family protein — MTPTDAAAGSAVAELLARGELTVRGRIREASNAALFCTIALDGQEATCIYKPVAGERPLWDFPEGTLAGREVAAFEVSEATGWGLVPPTVLRDGPYGEGMCQLWIDVQAEAELLALVDAEEPEPGWKAIGLAEVGEGRTALLVHADDERLRRLSVLDAVINNADRKGGHLLPTPDGRLYGIDHGVTFNVDNKLRTLLWGWAGEPLTTEAVDVLEGLRGALGGPLGERLTALITPAEIDATRARVEALLTAGVHPGPSGEWPAIPWPPV, encoded by the coding sequence ATGACGCCCACCGACGCCGCAGCCGGCTCGGCCGTCGCCGAGCTGCTCGCGCGGGGTGAGCTGACCGTACGCGGCCGGATCCGCGAGGCGTCCAACGCCGCGCTGTTCTGCACCATCGCCCTCGACGGACAGGAGGCCACCTGCATCTACAAGCCGGTGGCCGGGGAGCGGCCGCTGTGGGACTTCCCCGAGGGCACCCTGGCCGGCCGCGAGGTGGCCGCCTTCGAGGTCTCCGAGGCCACCGGCTGGGGACTCGTCCCGCCGACCGTGCTGCGCGACGGGCCCTACGGCGAGGGCATGTGCCAGCTGTGGATCGACGTCCAGGCCGAGGCCGAACTGCTGGCCCTGGTCGACGCGGAGGAACCGGAACCGGGCTGGAAGGCGATCGGCCTGGCCGAGGTCGGCGAGGGCCGCACCGCGCTCCTCGTGCACGCCGACGACGAGCGGCTGCGCCGGCTCTCCGTCCTCGATGCGGTGATCAACAACGCCGACCGCAAGGGCGGCCATCTGCTGCCCACCCCGGACGGCCGGCTCTACGGCATCGACCACGGCGTCACCTTCAACGTGGACAACAAGCTGCGCACCCTGCTGTGGGGCTGGGCCGGGGAGCCGCTGACCACCGAGGCCGTCGACGTCCTCGAGGGACTGCGGGGCGCCCTGGGCGGGCCGCTGGGCGAGCGGCTGACCGCGCTGATCACCCCGGCCGAGATCGACGCCACACGCGCGCGTGTCGAGGCGCTCCTCACCGCCGGAGTGCATCCCGGGCCCAGCGGTGAGTGGCCCGCGATCCCCTGGCCACCCGTGTGA
- the mshC gene encoding cysteine--1-D-myo-inosityl 2-amino-2-deoxy-alpha-D-glucopyranoside ligase has protein sequence MHAWPASEVPALPGQGRDLRIHDTATGGLVTLDPGPVARIYVCGITPYDATHLGHAATYNAFDLVQRVWLDTKRQVHYVQNVTDVDDPLLERAERDGVDWVALAEKETALFREDMTALRMLPPQHYIGAVEAIPGIVPLVERLRDLGAAYELEGDIYFSVESDPNFGKVSNLDAAAMRLLSAERGGDPDRPGKKNPVDPMLWMAAREGEPSWDGGSLGRGRPGWHIECVAIALDHLGMGFDVQGGGSDLAFPHHEMGASHAQVLTGEFPMAKAYVHAGMVALHGEKMSKSKGNLVFVSQLRRDGVDPAAIRLALLSHHYRADWEWTDQVLQDALARLGRWRAAVSRPDGPTADALVEDIREALANDLDAPAALAAVDRWAARQEEQGGTDTGAPGVVTRAVDALLGVAL, from the coding sequence ATGCATGCCTGGCCCGCTTCCGAGGTCCCCGCCCTGCCTGGTCAGGGCCGCGACCTGAGGATCCACGACACCGCGACCGGCGGCCTCGTCACCCTCGACCCCGGTCCCGTCGCCCGTATCTACGTCTGCGGCATCACCCCGTACGACGCGACCCACCTGGGGCACGCGGCGACCTACAACGCGTTCGACCTCGTGCAGCGCGTGTGGCTCGACACCAAGCGGCAGGTCCACTACGTCCAGAACGTCACCGACGTCGACGATCCCCTCCTGGAGCGCGCGGAGCGGGACGGCGTCGACTGGGTCGCCCTCGCCGAGAAGGAGACCGCCCTCTTCCGCGAGGACATGACCGCCCTCAGGATGCTCCCGCCGCAGCACTACATAGGTGCCGTGGAGGCGATACCCGGCATCGTCCCGCTCGTGGAGCGGCTGCGCGACCTCGGCGCCGCCTACGAGCTGGAGGGCGACATCTACTTCTCCGTCGAGTCCGACCCGAACTTCGGCAAGGTCTCCAACCTCGACGCGGCCGCCATGCGGCTGCTGTCCGCCGAGCGCGGCGGCGACCCGGACCGTCCGGGCAAGAAGAACCCCGTCGACCCGATGCTGTGGATGGCGGCCCGTGAGGGCGAGCCCAGCTGGGACGGCGGCTCCCTCGGCCGGGGCCGGCCCGGCTGGCACATCGAGTGCGTGGCCATCGCCCTCGACCACCTCGGCATGGGCTTCGACGTCCAGGGCGGCGGCTCCGACCTCGCCTTCCCGCACCACGAGATGGGCGCCTCGCACGCCCAGGTGCTCACCGGCGAGTTCCCCATGGCCAAGGCCTACGTCCACGCCGGCATGGTCGCCCTGCACGGCGAGAAGATGTCCAAGTCCAAGGGCAACCTGGTCTTCGTCTCCCAGCTCCGCCGGGACGGCGTCGACCCCGCCGCCATCCGCCTGGCCCTCCTCTCCCACCACTACCGCGCCGACTGGGAGTGGACCGACCAGGTCCTCCAGGACGCCCTGGCCCGCCTGGGCCGCTGGCGCGCGGCCGTCTCCCGGCCGGACGGCCCGACCGCGGACGCGCTGGTGGAGGACATCCGAGAGGCCCTGGCGAACGACCTGGACGCCCCCGCCGCCCTCGCGGCGGTGGACCGCTGGGCGGCCCGGCAGGAGGAGCAGGGCGGCACCGACACGGGCGCGCCGGGCGTGGTCACGCGCGCGGTCGACGCACTGCTGGGCGTGGCGCTCTAG
- a CDS encoding PAC2 family protein, with protein sequence MIELEGVPELIDPVMVAAFEGWNDAGDAASTAVAHLEREWKGEVFAALDAEDYYDFQVNRPTVFMDAGVRKITWPTTRLSVVRVGGEKPRDLVLVRGIEPSMRWRSFCNELLGFAHELGVELVVILGALLGDTPHTRPVPVSGVTSDPDLAQRMDLEETKYEGPTGIVGVLQEACTHAGVPAVSLWAAVPHYVSQPPNPKATLALLNRLEDLLDLRIPQGELPEDARAWQVGVDQLAAEDSEVAEYVQTLEEARDTAELPEASGEAIAREFERYLRRRDVSPPGGHATADGGDGGSFRRDNPGGRSRPPKPPRPDAAEGDDEDGSEE encoded by the coding sequence GTGATCGAGCTGGAGGGGGTTCCCGAGCTGATCGACCCAGTCATGGTGGCCGCGTTCGAGGGCTGGAACGATGCCGGCGACGCCGCCTCCACGGCGGTCGCGCATCTGGAACGCGAGTGGAAGGGCGAGGTGTTCGCGGCGCTGGACGCCGAGGACTACTACGACTTCCAGGTGAACCGGCCCACGGTGTTCATGGACGCCGGTGTGCGCAAGATCACCTGGCCGACGACAAGGTTGTCGGTGGTGCGGGTCGGCGGCGAGAAGCCGCGCGACCTGGTGCTGGTCCGCGGCATCGAGCCGTCCATGCGCTGGCGCTCGTTCTGCAACGAGCTGCTCGGCTTCGCGCACGAGCTGGGCGTGGAGCTGGTGGTCATCCTGGGCGCGCTGCTCGGTGACACCCCGCACACGCGTCCCGTGCCGGTCAGCGGCGTGACGTCAGACCCGGACCTGGCCCAGCGCATGGACCTGGAGGAGACCAAGTACGAGGGCCCGACGGGCATCGTCGGCGTCCTGCAGGAGGCGTGCACCCACGCCGGTGTCCCGGCGGTGTCGCTGTGGGCGGCCGTACCGCACTACGTCTCCCAGCCGCCCAACCCGAAGGCCACGCTGGCGCTGCTCAACCGCCTGGAGGACCTGCTGGACCTGCGGATCCCGCAGGGCGAGCTGCCGGAGGACGCGCGGGCCTGGCAGGTGGGCGTGGACCAGCTGGCCGCCGAGGACAGCGAGGTCGCCGAGTACGTGCAGACGCTGGAGGAGGCCCGGGACACCGCGGAGCTGCCGGAGGCGTCGGGCGAGGCGATCGCCCGGGAGTTCGAGCGGTATCTGCGGCGCCGGGACGTGAGCCCGCCGGGCGGGCACGCGACAGCCGACGGCGGGGACGGCGGCTCGTTCCGCAGGGACAACCCCGGCGGAAGGAGCCGGCCCCCGAAACCGCCCAGGCCGGATGCGGCCGAGGGTGACGACGAGGACGGCTCGGAGGAGTGA
- a CDS encoding FadR/GntR family transcriptional regulator has translation MAVTDEAIEKIKGMIVSGALRPGDRLPKESELAAELGLSRNSLREAVRALSLIRILDVRQGDGTYVTSLDPQLLLEALSFVVDFHRDDTVLEFLAVRRILEPAATAMAAFRIGEQQLEALSAQLDALGDEPSVEELVAADLEFHRGIVRGAGNSVLCSLLDGLSGPTTRARIWRGLTQEDAVGRTLREHRAILAALRDRDAEAARSWATVHIASVEQWLRSTL, from the coding sequence ATGGCAGTCACCGACGAGGCGATCGAGAAGATCAAGGGCATGATCGTCTCCGGTGCGCTGCGGCCTGGGGACCGGCTGCCCAAGGAGAGCGAGCTGGCCGCCGAACTGGGCCTGTCGCGGAACTCGCTGCGGGAGGCCGTACGGGCGCTGTCGCTGATCCGGATCCTGGACGTACGGCAGGGCGACGGCACGTACGTCACCAGCCTCGATCCGCAACTGCTGCTGGAGGCGCTGAGCTTCGTCGTGGACTTCCACCGCGACGACACCGTCCTGGAGTTCCTCGCGGTGCGCAGGATCCTGGAGCCGGCCGCGACCGCGATGGCGGCCTTCCGGATCGGCGAACAGCAACTGGAGGCGCTGTCGGCCCAGTTGGACGCGCTCGGTGACGAACCGTCGGTGGAGGAGCTGGTCGCCGCGGACCTGGAGTTCCATCGCGGCATCGTGCGCGGCGCCGGCAACTCGGTGCTGTGCTCGCTGCTGGACGGCCTGTCGGGGCCGACCACACGGGCCCGGATCTGGCGGGGCCTCACCCAGGAGGACGCGGTCGGCCGCACCCTGCGCGAGCACCGGGCGATCCTGGCCGCACTGCGCGACCGGGACGCGGAGGCGGCCCGCTCCTGGGCGACCGTGCACATCGCGAGCGTGGAGCAGTGGCTGCGCAGCACCCTGTGA
- a CDS encoding glycerol-3-phosphate dehydrogenase/oxidase, which produces MTSQSTLSSVPALGTHPASGSNPSRAETREQLSKASYDLLVIGGGILGISTAWHAAQSGLRVALVDAGDFAGATSSASSKLLHGGLRYLQTGAVKLVAENHFERRAVSRQVAPHLANPLTFYLPVYKGGPHGAAKLGAGVFAYSALSAFGDGVGHLLSPAKAAQDVPELRTENLKAVAVYGDDQMNDARMALMTVRAAVEAGAVVLNHAEVTGLRFTKGRVTGADLRDRLSGEEFGVNARLVLNATGPWVDHLRRMEDPNAAPSIRLSKGAHLVLKRTSPWKAALATPIDKYRITFALPWEDMLLLGTTDEEYEGDPADVSVNDKDIAQILDEAAFSVRDQQLQRDLITYAFAGLRVLPGGPGDTAKAKRETVVTEGKGGMLSVAGGKWTTFRHIGRTVMQKLEALPGHPLGDDFEPISSLPKKLPLPGVANPRAVAHRLLVDRPAPGPRMAADTARHLATHYGSLAFDIARLANENPELAERVHPDAPEIWAQVVWARDHEWAETPDDVLRRRTTLTIRGLATDDVRAKVQDLLDKK; this is translated from the coding sequence ATGACCAGTCAGTCCACCCTGAGTTCCGTGCCTGCCCTGGGGACGCACCCGGCCTCCGGCTCCAACCCGAGCCGGGCCGAGACCAGGGAGCAACTCTCCAAGGCGTCGTACGACCTTCTGGTGATCGGCGGCGGCATCCTGGGCATCTCCACCGCCTGGCACGCCGCGCAGTCCGGCCTGAGGGTGGCTCTGGTCGACGCCGGCGACTTCGCCGGCGCCACCTCCTCCGCCTCCTCCAAGCTGCTCCACGGCGGTCTGCGCTACCTGCAGACCGGCGCGGTGAAGCTGGTGGCGGAGAACCACTTCGAGCGCCGTGCGGTCTCCCGCCAGGTGGCCCCCCACCTGGCGAACCCGCTCACCTTCTACCTCCCCGTGTACAAGGGGGGCCCGCACGGCGCGGCGAAGCTCGGCGCGGGCGTCTTCGCCTACTCCGCGCTCTCCGCGTTCGGCGACGGCGTGGGCCACCTGCTCTCCCCCGCCAAGGCGGCGCAGGACGTGCCCGAGCTGCGCACCGAGAACCTCAAGGCCGTGGCCGTGTACGGCGACGACCAGATGAACGACGCCCGCATGGCGCTGATGACGGTCCGCGCGGCCGTCGAGGCGGGCGCGGTCGTCCTCAACCACGCCGAGGTCACCGGCCTGCGCTTCACCAAGGGCCGGGTCACCGGCGCCGACCTCCGCGACCGGCTGTCCGGTGAGGAGTTCGGCGTGAACGCCCGCCTGGTGCTCAACGCGACCGGCCCCTGGGTCGACCACCTGCGCCGGATGGAGGACCCGAACGCGGCGCCGTCCATCCGCCTGTCCAAGGGCGCGCACCTGGTCCTGAAGCGCACGTCCCCGTGGAAGGCGGCGCTGGCCACCCCGATCGACAAGTACCGCATCACCTTCGCCCTCCCCTGGGAGGACATGCTGCTGCTCGGCACCACCGACGAGGAGTACGAGGGCGACCCGGCGGACGTGTCCGTCAACGACAAGGACATAGCCCAGATCCTGGACGAGGCCGCGTTCTCCGTCCGGGACCAGCAGCTCCAGCGGGACCTCATCACCTACGCCTTCGCCGGCCTGCGCGTGCTGCCGGGCGGCCCCGGCGACACCGCCAAGGCCAAGCGCGAGACGGTCGTCACCGAGGGCAAGGGCGGCATGCTGTCCGTCGCGGGCGGCAAGTGGACCACCTTCCGGCACATCGGCCGTACGGTCATGCAGAAGCTGGAGGCGCTGCCGGGCCACCCGCTCGGAGACGACTTCGAGCCCATCTCCTCCCTGCCGAAGAAGCTGCCGCTGCCCGGTGTCGCCAACCCGCGCGCCGTCGCCCACCGCCTGCTGGTGGACCGCCCGGCTCCGGGCCCGCGCATGGCCGCCGACACCGCCCGGCACCTGGCCACCCACTACGGCTCCCTGGCCTTCGACATCGCCCGCCTGGCGAACGAGAACCCGGAGCTGGCCGAGCGCGTCCACCCCGACGCGCCGGAGATCTGGGCGCAGGTCGTCTGGGCCCGCGACCACGAGTGGGCCGAGACGCCGGACGACGTGCTGCGCCGCCGCACCACGCTGACCATCCGGGGCCTGGCCACGGACGATGTCCGGGCGAAGGTGCAGGACCTGCTCGACAAGAAGTAG